One Pseudomonas sp. HOU2 genomic window carries:
- the pqqE gene encoding pyrroloquinoline quinone biosynthesis protein PqqE, protein MRSTGSNLPEASVQVPPKPEVGLPLWLLAELTYRCPLQCPYCSNPLDFAEQGKELSTEQWIKVFREAREMGAAQLGFSGGEPLVRQDLAELIREARQLGFYTNLITSGIGLTEQKISDFKKAGLDHIQISFQASDEQVNNLLAGSKKAFAQKLEMARAVKAHGYPMVLNFVTHRHNIDKIDRIIELCIALEADFVELATCQFYGWAQLNRVGLLPTKEQLVRAERITNEYRAKLEAEGHPCKLIFVTPDYYEERPKACMNGWGSIFLTVTPDGTALPCHGARQLPVQFPNVRDHSMQHIWYDSFGFNRFRGYDWMPEPCRSCDEKEQDFGGCRCQAFMLTGDASNADPVCSKSEHHGVILAAREEAEHATQTIEQLAFRNERNSRLIAKG, encoded by the coding sequence AGTACCGCCAAAACCTGAAGTCGGCCTGCCGCTGTGGCTGCTCGCCGAGCTGACTTACCGCTGCCCGCTGCAATGCCCGTACTGCTCCAATCCGCTGGATTTCGCCGAGCAGGGCAAAGAGCTGAGCACCGAGCAGTGGATCAAGGTCTTCCGCGAGGCGCGGGAGATGGGCGCGGCGCAACTGGGTTTCTCCGGTGGCGAACCGTTGGTGCGTCAGGACCTCGCGGAGCTGATCCGTGAAGCGCGGCAATTGGGTTTCTACACCAACCTGATCACTTCCGGCATCGGTCTGACCGAGCAGAAGATCAGCGACTTCAAAAAGGCTGGTCTCGATCACATCCAGATCAGTTTCCAGGCCAGTGACGAGCAAGTGAACAACCTGCTCGCCGGCTCGAAAAAGGCTTTCGCGCAGAAACTGGAAATGGCCCGCGCGGTGAAGGCCCACGGTTATCCGATGGTGCTGAACTTCGTCACCCATCGGCACAACATCGACAAGATCGACCGCATCATTGAGCTGTGCATTGCGCTCGAAGCGGACTTCGTCGAACTTGCTACCTGCCAGTTCTACGGCTGGGCGCAGCTCAACCGTGTCGGCCTGTTGCCGACCAAGGAACAACTGGTGCGCGCCGAACGCATCACCAACGAATACCGCGCCAAACTGGAAGCCGAAGGGCATCCGTGCAAGCTGATATTCGTCACCCCGGATTACTACGAAGAACGTCCGAAAGCCTGCATGAACGGCTGGGGCAGTATCTTTCTGACGGTGACTCCGGACGGCACTGCCCTGCCCTGTCATGGTGCCCGACAGCTGCCGGTACAATTTCCCAACGTGCGCGACCACAGCATGCAGCACATCTGGTACGACTCGTTCGGCTTCAACCGCTTTCGCGGTTACGACTGGATGCCCGAGCCATGCCGCTCCTGCGACGAGAAGGAACAGGACTTCGGCGGCTGCCGCTGTCAGGCGTTCATGCTCACGGGGGACGCGAGCAATGCCGACCCGGTGTGCAGCAAGTCCGAACATCACGGCGTGATCCTTGCGGCCCGCGAAGAAGCCGAGCACGCCACTCAGACCATCGAACAACTGGCCTTCCGTAATGAACGAAACTCACGCCTCATCGCCAAGGGCTGA
- a CDS encoding S9 family peptidase, with protein sequence MNETHASSPRAEPFSAAQAVAAGMDFAELQLGAHGLFWNEYRPEDAACRIWHWRDGVAKCLTPNGFSVRSRVYEYGGGAFCLTPDGVVFVNEADQQLYRQALDGAPQALTAGECRYGDLHFADGQVLAVEELSDQHRLVAINLADGARSLLAEGADFYAAPTLSPDGSRLAWIEWSRPHQPWTSTRLMVAERAAGRGYSAPCCVAGDDREESIQQPRFDAQGRLYCLTDRGGFWQPWGETSDGLQRLPSAEADHAPAPWQMGGCTWLPVGDSFLASWSEGGFGRLALDGEDFTGDYSRFRHLALDSQFIYCIAASPISPSAVIAIERTTRSVQVLAGGVAPLPAERISRPQTLRYPSGSGEAHGFFYPAMNDEPQPPLVVFIHGGPTSACYPMLDPRIQYWTQRGFAVADLNYRGSSGYGREYRQALHLSWGEVDVEDASAVVAYLAEQGLIDGERAFIRGGSAGGYTTLCALAFQQVFRAGASLYGVSDPVALARATHKFEGDYLDWLIGDPEQDAERYAARTPLLHASNIRVPVIFFQGELDAVVVPQQTRDMVAALEQNGIPVEAHYYAEERHGFRRAVNQAHALEQEWKFYRRVMGLAD encoded by the coding sequence ATGAACGAAACTCACGCCTCATCGCCAAGGGCTGAGCCTTTCAGCGCCGCCCAGGCCGTCGCCGCCGGAATGGATTTCGCCGAACTGCAACTCGGTGCCCACGGCTTGTTCTGGAATGAATATCGCCCGGAAGATGCCGCGTGCCGGATCTGGCACTGGCGCGACGGCGTGGCGAAATGTCTGACGCCGAATGGCTTCAGTGTGCGCAGCCGGGTGTACGAATACGGCGGTGGCGCGTTTTGTCTGACGCCGGACGGGGTGGTTTTCGTCAATGAGGCGGATCAGCAGTTGTATCGGCAGGCGCTGGATGGCGCGCCCCAAGCGCTGACTGCTGGTGAATGTCGTTATGGCGATCTGCACTTTGCCGACGGGCAGGTGTTGGCGGTTGAGGAGCTAAGTGACCAGCATCGGCTGGTGGCGATCAACCTGGCTGACGGCGCACGTAGTCTACTGGCTGAGGGTGCGGATTTCTATGCTGCGCCGACCCTCAGTCCGGACGGTTCGCGACTGGCCTGGATCGAGTGGAGCCGGCCGCATCAGCCATGGACGTCGACGCGATTGATGGTGGCCGAACGTGCGGCCGGACGTGGATATTCTGCACCTTGCTGTGTCGCAGGTGATGACCGTGAAGAGTCGATCCAACAACCACGGTTCGATGCCCAAGGTCGCCTGTATTGCCTGACCGATCGCGGCGGCTTCTGGCAGCCATGGGGCGAAACGTCCGACGGCTTGCAGCGACTGCCAAGTGCCGAGGCCGATCATGCGCCCGCCCCGTGGCAAATGGGCGGCTGCACTTGGCTGCCAGTGGGCGATTCGTTTCTGGCGAGTTGGAGCGAAGGCGGTTTTGGTCGCCTGGCGCTCGACGGCGAGGACTTCACCGGCGATTACAGCCGCTTCCGGCATCTGGCACTGGATTCGCAATTCATCTACTGCATCGCCGCCTCGCCGATCAGCCCTTCGGCGGTGATTGCCATCGAACGCACAACCCGCTCGGTGCAAGTGCTGGCCGGGGGTGTTGCACCTCTACCGGCGGAGCGCATCAGCCGTCCGCAGACCTTGCGCTACCCGAGCGGCAGCGGGGAGGCCCACGGTTTCTTCTATCCGGCGATGAATGACGAGCCGCAGCCACCGCTGGTGGTGTTCATCCACGGCGGCCCGACCTCGGCCTGCTACCCGATGCTCGACCCGCGTATTCAGTACTGGACGCAACGCGGCTTCGCCGTCGCCGATCTCAACTATCGCGGCAGTAGCGGTTATGGCCGCGAATACCGTCAGGCGCTGCATCTGAGTTGGGGCGAGGTGGATGTCGAGGACGCCAGCGCGGTGGTGGCGTATCTGGCCGAACAAGGTCTGATCGACGGCGAACGCGCGTTTATCCGTGGCGGCAGTGCCGGCGGTTACACCACCTTATGCGCGTTGGCGTTTCAGCAGGTGTTCCGCGCGGGCGCCAGTTTGTACGGCGTCAGCGACCCGGTGGCACTGGCCCGGGCAACCCACAAGTTTGAAGGTGATTATCTGGACTGGCTGATCGGTGATCCTGAGCAGGACGCCGAGCGCTACGCCGCCCGCACGCCGCTACTGCATGCGAGCAACATCCGGGTGCCGGTGATTTTCTTTCAGGGTGAGCTGGATGCGGTGGTGGTGCCGCAACAGACCCGCGACATGGTCGCGGCGCTGGAGCAAAACGGCATCCCGGTCGAGGCGCATTATTACGCCGAGGAGCGCCATGGCTTTCGCCGGGCGGTGAATCAGGCGCATGCGCTGGAGCAGGAATGGAAGTTCTATCGGCGGGTGATGGGGTTGGCGGACTGA
- a CDS encoding YqaE/Pmp3 family membrane protein → MDFIRIIIAILLPPLGVFLQVGFGGAFWLNILLTLCGYIPGIVHAVYIIAKR, encoded by the coding sequence ATGGACTTCATTCGTATCATCATCGCCATTCTGTTGCCGCCACTGGGTGTGTTTCTGCAGGTCGGATTTGGCGGGGCGTTCTGGCTGAATATTCTGCTGACGCTGTGCGGTTATATCCCGGGGATCGTGCATGCGGTGTACATCATCGCCAAGCGCTGA
- a CDS encoding aminotransferase class III-fold pyridoxal phosphate-dependent enzyme produces MNLFSLRRQAPSLDDLAFEAGLPQAGDSLNAERLMPSVERPQQVFVRGQGSWLWDSNDRAYLDFSQAGGANSLGHSPSALVKAIASQAQALINPGFNLHNRGMLSLAERLCASTLSDQAYLLNSGSEACEAAIKLARKWGQLHRGGASRIIVARQGCHGRSLATISASDSCNLHNRFAPLLPGFDLVPFNDLPALHAAVDAQTVAIMLEPIQSDAGVIPATEHYLKGVERLCRELGILLILDEVQTGIGRCGTLLAEQSFGVRADIVVLGKGLGGGVPLAALLARGKACCFEAGELGGTHHGNALMTAAGLVVLDSVQDRSFLEQIKDNGQHLREGLARLAHRYGHGELRGRGLFWGLSLSEDCADAVVNAALHEGLLLNAPQADCLRFTPALTVSKANIDEMLLRLTRAFSRVRTAQLQCRKGIAV; encoded by the coding sequence ATGAATCTGTTCAGTTTGCGGCGCCAGGCGCCGAGTCTTGATGACCTCGCTTTCGAGGCGGGGCTACCTCAAGCAGGCGATAGCCTGAATGCCGAGCGACTGATGCCCAGTGTCGAACGGCCGCAGCAGGTGTTCGTGCGCGGCCAGGGCTCCTGGTTGTGGGACAGCAATGACCGCGCCTACCTCGACTTTTCCCAGGCCGGCGGCGCCAACAGCCTCGGCCATAGCCCCTCGGCACTGGTCAAAGCCATCGCCAGCCAGGCTCAGGCGTTGATCAATCCCGGGTTCAATCTGCACAACCGCGGCATGCTTAGCCTTGCCGAGCGCCTGTGTGCCAGCACCTTGAGCGATCAGGCTTACCTGCTCAACAGCGGCAGCGAAGCCTGCGAGGCAGCGATCAAACTGGCGCGCAAGTGGGGCCAGCTGCATCGTGGCGGCGCGTCGCGGATCATTGTTGCCAGACAAGGCTGTCACGGCCGTAGTCTGGCGACGATTTCCGCGTCGGACAGCTGCAACCTGCACAACCGTTTCGCGCCGTTGCTGCCGGGTTTCGATCTGGTGCCGTTCAACGATTTGCCGGCGCTGCATGCGGCTGTCGATGCGCAAACCGTGGCGATCATGCTCGAGCCGATCCAGAGTGATGCCGGGGTGATTCCTGCTACCGAGCATTATCTCAAGGGTGTCGAACGGCTGTGCCGCGAGCTGGGCATTCTGCTGATCCTCGACGAAGTGCAGACCGGCATCGGTCGCTGCGGGACATTGCTCGCCGAACAGTCCTTTGGCGTGCGCGCCGATATCGTCGTGCTCGGCAAGGGCCTCGGTGGCGGCGTTCCTCTGGCGGCGTTGTTGGCCCGGGGCAAAGCCTGCTGCTTCGAGGCAGGTGAACTGGGCGGGACTCATCATGGCAACGCACTGATGACCGCGGCCGGTCTGGTGGTGCTCGATAGCGTGCAGGACCGCAGCTTCCTCGAACAGATCAAAGACAACGGTCAGCACCTGCGCGAAGGTCTGGCTCGATTGGCACATCGCTACGGCCATGGCGAATTGCGCGGGCGAGGGCTGTTCTGGGGGCTGAGCCTGTCAGAGGATTGCGCTGATGCCGTAGTCAATGCCGCCCTGCACGAAGGCCTGCTGCTCAACGCGCCGCAAGCCGACTGCCTGCGTTTCACGCCGGCTCTCACGGTCAGCAAGGCCAACATCGACGAAATGCTCCTGCGCCTGACCCGCGCCTTCTCGCGAGTGCGCACCGCGCAACTGCAATGCCGCAAAGGCATTGCCGTCTGA